A genomic window from Purpureocillium takamizusanense chromosome 2, complete sequence includes:
- a CDS encoding uncharacterized protein (EggNog:ENOG503NYMU~TransMembrane:2 (o6-25i204-223o)~COG:Q) produces MNLSMPGLLLLVGGSIVYWVCHYALSLRHNIAEAKRSGLPYVVVPCSPITHLWRISFPLCSRLLKLLPKSWWEDWFDVMIPDNIYWSGWKLFERYGEAFLVVSPGFRVLYVANAEMITQIFAKREQFPKWVARYHILRLFGENLITAEGQTWRLHRRVIAASFSERNAALVFREAIVQAQGMVRGWIGPSETRSEVLRTVERDALRMALHIIGYVGFGLRLLWPGQTLPANMDPKYSKYSSLEAAEGYEMSFVDTMRSVMDNILLIPLAPKWLLRAWPSERTTEALVAYENYTKYMEEMMEDKLDDARRGIPPEGMDLMGSLVRCAYEADAAKDDKTGKAASLPVLTREEIIGNAFIMFAAGHETSGGNIHVLMMLLATNPSAQRHLQRGIDQVLGDSDPSTWDYDTKVSAMMGSMIGACLYETLRIVPPAVEIPKEVSPLGDQPVTMDGREYLLTEGTGIAIVTSGVHLNPRYWPHADSKICEGGNDLRDFRPERWFPNKSGLGARGVEDTSGPESAAQYGGHGEVDSSAQMFRPAKGSYIPFSDGSRSCMGRRTAQAQITAMLAVVFREYSVELAVDEWASDAEVQAMSRDERASVYRQAQDKSRQTMMKMYSVVTLGLHSTYHVPLRLVKRGHENFVDWMDG; encoded by the exons ATGAACCTTTCAATGCCGGGGCTTCTGCTCCTGGTAGGCGGCAGTATCGTTTACTGGGTCTGCCATTACGCCCTGTCCTTGCGACACAACATAGCGGAGGCCAAACGAAGCGGCCTGCCCTATGTCGTCGTTC CTTGCAGCCCAATCACACACCTTTGGCGCATCTCGTTCCCCCTGTGTTCGCGCCTCCTGAAGCTCCTTCCCAAGAGCTGGTGGGAGGACTGGTTCGA CGTCATGATCCCCGATAACATCTACTGGTCGGGCTGGAAGCTCTTTGAGCGGTACGGCGAGGCCTTCCTCGTCGTGTCCCCTGGGTTTCGGGTCCTGTACGTGGCCAACGCCGAGATGATCACGCAAATCTTCGCCAAACGGGAGCAGTTCCCCAAGTGGGTCGCGCGTTACCACATCCTCCGCCTGTTTGGCGAGAACctcatcaccgccgagggccagACGTGGCGGCTGCACCGCCGGGTCATAGCTGCCTCCTTCAGCGAGCGCAACGCCGCTCTCGTCTTccgcgaggccatcgtccAGGCGCAGGGCATGGTCCGCGGCTGGATCGGCCCGTCTGAAACCCGCAGCGAGGTCCTGCGCACCGTTgagcgcgacgccctgcgcATGGCGCTCCACATCATTGGCTATGTCGGGTTCGGGTTGCGGCTCCTGTGGCCGGGGCAGACGCTGCCGGCCAACATGGACCCCAAGTACAGCAAGTACTCGTCGCTCGAGGCAGCTGAAGGGTACGAAATGAGCTTTGTCGACACCATGCGGAGCGTCATGGACAACATACTATTGATACCGCTGGCCCCGAAGTGGCTTCTGAGAGCCTGGCCTTCCGAGCGAACTACGGAAGCTCTTGTCGCGTACGAAAACTATACCAAGTACATGGAGGAGATGATGGAAGACAAGCTGGACGATGCGCGGCGAGGCATACCGCCAGAGGGCATGGACCTCATGGGCTCCCTCGTGCGGTGCGCTTACGAAGCCGATGCagccaaggacgacaagacgggcaaggcggcgagTCTGCCGGTGCTGACGCGGGAAGAGATCATTGGCAACGCCTTCATCATGTTCGCGGCTGGGCATGAGACGTCTGGCGGCAATATACATGTTCTCATGAtgctgctggcgacgaaCCCGTCAGCGCAGCGTCATCTCCAAAGGGGCATTGACCAAGTGCTTGGCGACTCGGACCCGAGCACTTGGGATTATGATACCAAGGTCAGCGCCATGATGGGGAGCATGATTGGGGCGTGCCTGtacgagacgctgcgcatCGTGCCCCCGGCCGTCGAGATCCCAAAGGAGGTTTCGCCCCTTGGGGACCAGCCCGTCACCATGGACGGGCGAGAATACTTGCTGACCGAGGGCacgggcatcgccatcgtcacgtCGGGGGTGCACCTTAACCCGCGGTACTGGCCGCATGCCGACAGCAAGATCtgcgagggcggcaacgacCTGCGCGACTTCCGGCCGGAGCGGTGGTTCCCCAACAAGTCGGGGCTCGGGGCTcggggcgtcgaggacaCGTCGGGGCCCGAATCGGCGGCGCAGTACGGGGGCCACGGTGAGGTCGACAGCAGCGCGCAGATGTTCCGGCCCGCCAAGGGCTCCTACATACCCTTCAGCGACGGGTCACGGTCGTGTAtggggcggcggacggctcAGGCGCAGATCACTGCAATGCTAGCCGTCGTCTTCCGCGAATACAGCGTagagctggccgtcgacgagtgGGCGAGCGATGCCGAGGTGCAGGCCATGAGTAGGgacgagcgggcgagcgTATACCGTCAGGCGCAGGACAAGAGCAGGCAGACCATGATGAAGATGTATAGTGTGGTTACGCTTGGCCTGCATAGCACGTACCACGTGCCGCTGAGGCTGGTCAAAAGGGGCCACGAGAACTTTGTCGACTGGATGGACGGGTAA